In Anaerolineales bacterium, the following proteins share a genomic window:
- a CDS encoding nitroreductase family deazaflavin-dependent oxidoreductase: MTSDANSVFLYLTTTGRTSGEPRQIEIWFVEHEGCYYMVAESGDKAHWVRNIMANPLVTFSIGTREDNAAHRPPTRAGGRILPPEDDPALISAIAALMDAKYGWGSGLTVELIPHEGV, from the coding sequence ATGACAAGCGATGCTAATTCTGTTTTTCTCTACCTAACAACGACAGGGCGCACCTCTGGCGAACCGCGCCAGATCGAAATTTGGTTTGTCGAACATGAGGGGTGTTATTACATGGTTGCCGAGTCGGGCGATAAAGCGCATTGGGTGCGCAATATTATGGCAAACCCACTGGTCACCTTCAGCATCGGCACGCGGGAAGATAACGCCGCCCATCGTCCCCCTACACGGGCGGGGGGGCGCATCCTCCCCCCGGAAGACGATCCGGCGTTGATCTCCGCCATAGCCGCGCTTATGGATGCCAAATACGGTTGGGGTAGCGGACTCACGGTGGAGCTTATCCCCCATGAGGGGGTATGA
- a CDS encoding J domain-containing protein, whose protein sequence is MARKIIRYDLYNDFYARLNIPTDAPIEMIHRAYRQQAKAVHPDLNPGREVWATEQFRLLNDAYDVLTDPLQRAAYDRQRRRVYPNEPYQGDDYWTRSHAPTGGETPPPTFDAEAAFESWRQHNRTTTSTGAVYRTAFRNIMTSPYRYVVYLLALVLIVNFVFIGLVGITRIQEAQARIPTSSPTNVPPAIITAAFVYRVATVEANAPKPTCTNPHATITFPVEGAALNFDAFDIRGSADPENFFSYLLEVEYLDSASITRPRWVLQTPIRKPITEGVLAKGATISNLFEGRYLLRLTVTLEGGETLPPCEVTIVRKL, encoded by the coding sequence ATGGCACGGAAAATCATACGCTACGACCTCTATAACGATTTCTACGCTCGGCTGAATATCCCCACCGATGCGCCCATTGAGATGATCCATCGCGCCTATCGGCAGCAGGCAAAAGCCGTCCACCCCGACCTAAACCCAGGACGGGAAGTGTGGGCAACTGAGCAGTTCCGCCTTCTGAATGACGCCTATGATGTCCTGACCGATCCGCTCCAACGTGCCGCCTATGACCGTCAGCGGCGGCGGGTGTATCCCAACGAACCTTATCAGGGCGATGATTATTGGACACGCTCTCATGCCCCAACGGGCGGCGAAACCCCACCCCCCACCTTTGACGCCGAGGCTGCTTTTGAATCGTGGCGTCAGCATAACCGCACCACAACCAGTACGGGGGCGGTCTACCGGACGGCATTCCGTAACATCATGACCAGTCCATACCGCTATGTGGTCTATCTTCTTGCCCTTGTGTTGATCGTCAATTTTGTGTTTATTGGGCTTGTGGGGATAACCCGTATTCAAGAGGCGCAAGCCCGCATCCCCACATCCTCCCCCACCAATGTTCCGCCCGCCATCATTACCGCCGCCTTTGTCTATCGCGTGGCAACCGTAGAAGCGAACGCCCCCAAACCAACGTGTACCAACCCTCACGCAACAATCACTTTCCCTGTTGAAGGGGCAGCGCTCAATTTTGACGCTTTTGATATTCGAGGGAGCGCCGATCCAGAGAACTTTTTTAGCTATCTTCTCGAGGTGGAATACCTTGATAGTGCCTCCATCACACGTCCGCGGTGGGTGCTGCAAACGCCCATCCGCAAGCCCATTACAGAGGGCGTTTTGGCAAAGGGAGCAACGATCAGCAATTTGTTTGAAGGGCGCTATCTCTTACGTTTGACGGTCACCCTAGAGGGCGGGGAAACGCTCCCCCCTTGCGAAGTGACCATCGTGCGCAAACTGTGA